One stretch of Amycolatopsis sp. NBC_00345 DNA includes these proteins:
- a CDS encoding HNH endonuclease family protein: MPTTRTVRNSLTILASAAVLSATVVGVASATPPGIPSAATAKSDLAGLTVKADGSQDGYSRDKFPHWIDQGNSCNTREVVLKRDGTNVQTGSDCAATSGSWFSPYDGATWTATSDVDIDHVVPLADAWRTGASAWTTAQRQVYANDLTDPQLIAVTDNVNQQKGDKSPDQWKPPLTSYWCTYAEMWVAVKAKFDLTVNTAEKAALTDMLGRC, encoded by the coding sequence ATGCCTACAACGCGTACTGTTCGTAACTCCTTGACCATCCTGGCCAGCGCCGCAGTCCTCTCGGCGACGGTCGTCGGCGTAGCGAGCGCGACGCCGCCCGGCATCCCGTCGGCGGCGACGGCCAAGAGCGACCTGGCCGGGCTGACCGTGAAAGCCGACGGTTCGCAGGACGGCTACAGCCGCGACAAGTTCCCGCACTGGATCGACCAGGGCAACAGCTGCAACACCCGTGAGGTCGTGCTCAAGCGCGACGGCACCAACGTGCAGACCGGCTCCGACTGCGCGGCCACGTCCGGCAGCTGGTTCTCGCCCTACGACGGCGCGACCTGGACCGCGACGTCCGATGTGGACATCGACCACGTCGTCCCGCTGGCCGACGCCTGGCGCACCGGCGCGTCGGCGTGGACCACGGCGCAGCGGCAGGTCTACGCCAACGACCTGACCGACCCGCAGCTGATCGCCGTGACCGACAACGTCAACCAGCAGAAGGGCGACAAGTCTCCCGACCAGTGGAAGCCGCCGCTCACGAGCTACTGGTGCACCTACGCCGAAATGTGGGTGGCCGTGAAGGCGAAGTTCGACCTCACCGTGAACACCGCCGAGAAGGCCGCGCTGACCGACATGCTCGGACGCTGCTGA
- a CDS encoding glycosyl hydrolase family 18 protein yields the protein MKKIAAAGLAVLLVLFGAVPASAATGRRVIVYYQTIYDGSTYVSPLTLTQNNSGVTDVVVGAIHLNDGGVVHLNDDPPDAAKFTQLWQDLGTLRSQGVHTLAFVGGAAQGSFEKLENDFDTYYPVLRKLIQDYSLSGIDLDVEEHMSNAAMNRLIDALRADFGADFLITLAPVATELSGGGGLSGMDYDQLYRDRGAQISWFNTQFYCGWGSLQDTSGYDGIIGRGVVPASKVVAGTVTNPANCSGYVDMPTLQSTVGSLVQKYPDFGGVDGWEYFNSLPGGTGAPWQWAQQIAPTVKA from the coding sequence ATGAAGAAGATCGCTGCGGCCGGCCTGGCCGTGCTCCTGGTGCTTTTCGGCGCGGTGCCGGCTTCGGCCGCCACCGGGCGCAGAGTGATCGTTTACTACCAGACCATCTACGACGGCAGCACGTACGTCTCGCCGCTGACGCTGACGCAGAACAACTCCGGCGTGACCGACGTGGTCGTCGGCGCGATCCACCTCAACGACGGCGGCGTCGTCCACCTCAACGACGACCCGCCGGACGCGGCGAAGTTCACGCAGCTGTGGCAGGACCTGGGCACGCTCCGCAGCCAGGGCGTGCACACGCTCGCCTTCGTCGGCGGCGCGGCGCAGGGCAGCTTCGAGAAGCTCGAGAACGACTTCGACACCTACTACCCGGTGCTGCGCAAGCTGATCCAGGACTACTCGCTCTCCGGCATCGACCTCGACGTCGAGGAGCACATGTCCAACGCGGCGATGAACCGCCTGATCGACGCCCTGCGCGCGGACTTCGGCGCGGACTTCCTGATCACGCTCGCGCCGGTGGCCACCGAGCTGAGCGGCGGCGGCGGGCTGTCCGGCATGGACTACGACCAGCTCTACCGCGACCGCGGCGCGCAGATCTCCTGGTTCAACACCCAGTTCTACTGCGGCTGGGGCTCGCTGCAGGACACCAGCGGCTACGACGGCATCATCGGCCGCGGGGTGGTCCCGGCGAGCAAGGTCGTCGCGGGGACTGTGACGAACCCGGCCAACTGCAGTGGTTACGTCGACATGCCGACGCTGCAGTCGACCGTCGGCAGCCTCGTGCAGAAGTACCCGGACTTCGGCGGCGTCGACGGCTGGGAGTACTTCAACTCGCTGCCCGGCGGCACGGGCGCGCCGTGGCAGTGGGCGCAGCAGATCGCCCCGACGGTGAAGGCCTAG
- a CDS encoding adenylosuccinate synthase, with the protein MPAIVLIGAQWGDEGKGKATDLMGDRVQWVVRYQGGNNAGHTVVLPNGENFALHLIPSGILTPGVTNVIGNGVVVDPGVLLDELAGLEERGVDTGKLLISADAHLIMPYHVAIDKVTERYLGSRKIGTTGRGIGPCYQDKIARVGVRAQDLLDEKIFRQKVEAALEFKNQVLVKVYNRKALDADEVADEVLAAGEKFAHRIADTRLQLNQALERGETVLLEGSQGTLLDVDHGTYPFVTSSNPTSGGASAGSGIGPGRITTVLGILKAYTTRVGSGPFPTELDDESGEYLRKQGGEFGVTTGRSRRTGWFDAVIARYAVRVNGITDYFLTKLDVLSGLEKVPVCVGYEVDGFRTADMPMTQTDVHHAIPIYEELPGWFEDISACRTFEELPANARSYVERLEELSGARISAIGVGPGREQTIVRHDFV; encoded by the coding sequence ATGCCGGCCATCGTGCTCATCGGTGCCCAGTGGGGGGACGAAGGCAAGGGCAAGGCCACCGACCTGATGGGTGACCGAGTCCAGTGGGTCGTCCGCTACCAGGGCGGCAACAACGCCGGTCACACCGTCGTCCTGCCCAATGGTGAGAACTTCGCCCTGCACCTCATCCCGTCGGGCATCCTGACCCCCGGCGTCACCAACGTCATCGGCAACGGTGTCGTGGTCGACCCGGGTGTCCTGCTGGACGAGCTCGCGGGCCTGGAGGAGCGCGGCGTCGACACCGGCAAGCTGCTCATCTCGGCCGACGCCCACTTGATCATGCCGTACCACGTCGCCATCGATAAGGTCACCGAGCGTTACCTCGGGAGCCGCAAGATCGGCACCACCGGCCGCGGCATCGGGCCGTGCTACCAGGACAAGATCGCCCGCGTCGGCGTCCGCGCGCAGGACCTGCTGGACGAGAAGATCTTCCGCCAGAAGGTCGAAGCCGCCCTGGAGTTCAAGAACCAGGTGCTGGTGAAGGTCTACAACCGCAAGGCGCTCGACGCCGACGAGGTCGCCGACGAGGTGCTCGCCGCGGGCGAGAAGTTCGCGCACCGCATCGCGGACACGCGGCTGCAGCTGAACCAGGCCCTGGAGCGCGGCGAGACCGTGCTGCTCGAGGGTTCGCAGGGCACGCTGCTCGACGTCGACCACGGCACGTACCCGTTCGTCACCTCGTCGAACCCGACGTCCGGCGGCGCCAGCGCGGGCTCGGGCATCGGCCCGGGCCGCATCACCACCGTGCTGGGCATCCTGAAGGCGTACACCACGCGCGTCGGCTCCGGCCCGTTCCCGACCGAGCTGGACGACGAGTCGGGCGAGTACCTGCGCAAGCAGGGCGGCGAGTTCGGCGTCACCACGGGCCGCTCGCGCCGCACCGGCTGGTTCGACGCGGTGATCGCCCGCTACGCCGTGCGCGTCAACGGAATCACCGACTACTTCCTGACCAAGCTCGACGTGCTGTCCGGCCTGGAGAAGGTGCCGGTCTGCGTGGGTTACGAGGTGGACGGCTTCCGGACCGCCGACATGCCGATGACGCAGACCGACGTGCACCACGCCATCCCGATCTACGAGGAGCTGCCGGGCTGGTTCGAGGACATCTCGGCCTGCCGGACCTTCGAAGAGCTGCCGGCCAACGCACGGTCCTATGTGGAACGCCTGGAGGAACTCTCGGGCGCCCGCATCTCCGCGATCGGCGTCGGCCCGGGCCGCGAGCAGACCATCGTGCGACACGATTTCGTCTGA
- a CDS encoding OsmC family protein, with protein MSLTDVIEGTRQAVKSDPHNAAVSFSVANALVPGTATVVDVRVRNHSLTVDEPPALGGTDTAANPVEYALAALGSCQVVTYQFWAARLGIPLTAVRVTVDGDLDLHGFFGFSHATRPGFGDVRVSVALEGPAAADRYEELRRAVDEHCPVLDLFRNETPVSTKLA; from the coding sequence GTGTCGCTGACCGATGTCATCGAAGGAACCCGCCAGGCCGTCAAAAGCGACCCGCACAACGCGGCCGTGTCGTTCAGCGTGGCCAACGCACTGGTCCCGGGCACCGCGACCGTGGTCGACGTGCGGGTGCGCAACCACTCGCTGACCGTCGACGAGCCACCTGCCCTCGGCGGCACCGACACGGCGGCGAACCCGGTCGAGTACGCGCTCGCCGCGCTGGGCTCGTGCCAGGTGGTCACCTACCAGTTCTGGGCCGCGCGCCTGGGCATCCCCCTGACCGCAGTCCGCGTAACCGTGGACGGCGACCTCGACCTGCACGGCTTCTTCGGCTTCTCCCACGCCACCCGCCCCGGCTTCGGCGACGTCCGCGTGTCCGTGGCCCTGGAGGGCCCAGCCGCGGCCGACCGCTACGAGGAACTGCGCCGCGCGGTGGACGAGCACTGCCCGGTCCTGGACCTGTTCCGCAACGAGACACCGGTGAGCACGAAGCTCGCTTGA